In the Kribbella sp. NBC_00482 genome, one interval contains:
- a CDS encoding DUF167 domain-containing protein gives MRILLRINPGASRTSVGGRYDGPAGPALVVAVVARAVEGQATRAVLQAVAAAFGVRRSAVTLVRGSTSRDKLVEVEGEGSEIQARLERLLRSNVR, from the coding sequence ATGAGAATTCTGCTCCGAATCAATCCGGGCGCCTCCCGGACGTCCGTCGGCGGCCGGTACGACGGCCCGGCCGGCCCGGCGCTCGTGGTCGCAGTGGTAGCTAGGGCGGTGGAGGGCCAGGCGACGAGGGCTGTCCTGCAGGCGGTCGCCGCAGCCTTCGGCGTACGCCGCTCTGCGGTGACGCTGGTGCGAGGCTCGACCAGCCGCGACAAACTGGTCGAGGTCGAGGGGGAGGGTAGTGAGATCCAGGCGAGGCTCGAACGACTACTCCGCTCAAACGTTCGATAG
- a CDS encoding ArsR/SmtB family transcription factor, with protein sequence MTTPLHQLKAEFFKTLGHPARIRVLELLSEREMAVSELLPEVRLEASNLSQQLAVLRRAGLVTARREGSQVYYALTSPRVAELLAVARGILTSVLSEQVELLDGLRADSVTSRRSRVRRAAR encoded by the coding sequence ATGACGACACCGCTGCATCAGTTGAAGGCGGAGTTCTTCAAGACGCTGGGGCATCCGGCGCGGATCCGTGTCCTGGAGTTGTTGAGCGAGCGCGAGATGGCGGTCAGCGAACTGCTGCCGGAGGTCCGCCTGGAGGCGTCGAACCTGTCCCAGCAGTTGGCGGTCTTGCGTCGGGCAGGTCTCGTGACTGCGCGGCGTGAGGGTTCGCAGGTGTACTACGCGTTGACGAGTCCGCGGGTGGCCGAGCTGCTCGCGGTGGCCAGGGGCATCTTGACGTCGGTGTTGTCGGAACAGGTGGAGCTGCTGGACGGCTTGCGCGCTGACTCCGTTACTTCAAGGCGGTCGCGAGTACGGCGAGCAGCCCGATGA
- a CDS encoding NADH-quinone oxidoreductase subunit B family protein, with protein sequence MRALFRKIRSTGRVAEPAPEREPVKDDVLRGSVQVRHVDAGSCNGCEIEIGSAFGPVYDGERYGARLVASPRHADVLLVTGPVTRNMAEPLRKAYDATPAPKRVVAVGDCAHDCGVFAGGYGVEGAVADVIPVDVVVRGCPPEPPQIIEALRDLTGR encoded by the coding sequence ATGAGAGCGCTGTTCCGGAAGATCCGCTCGACCGGCCGGGTTGCGGAGCCCGCACCAGAGCGGGAGCCCGTGAAGGACGACGTACTCCGGGGATCAGTGCAGGTGCGCCATGTCGACGCCGGGTCCTGTAACGGCTGTGAGATCGAGATCGGCTCGGCGTTCGGGCCGGTGTACGACGGGGAGCGGTACGGCGCGCGCCTGGTCGCCTCGCCCCGGCACGCGGACGTGCTGCTGGTGACCGGTCCGGTGACGCGGAACATGGCCGAACCGTTGCGGAAGGCCTACGACGCGACGCCGGCGCCGAAGCGGGTCGTGGCGGTGGGGGACTGCGCGCACGACTGTGGCGTGTTCGCGGGCGGGTACGGCGTCGAGGGTGCCGTCGCGGACGTGATTCCGGTCGATGTCGTCGTACGGGGTTGCCCTCCGGAGCCGCCGCAGATCATCGAAGCGTTGCGGGACCTGACCGGGCGATGA
- a CDS encoding proton-conducting transporter transmembrane domain-containing protein translates to MTIGWALLGVLVVAGLGALGAAVASPRPRRVVAGVATSVAGAFGVVAGAAAVSGETYSARIQQLLPLSEASIGVDALSGVFCVLVGGVAIVAGLYSIGYSDHAGSRTAQALLPLFVASMILVPVAANVTTFLVLWELMALTSLALVLAEHRLRPAVREAGVWYGAMTHAGLVAILLGLVLFASKAGSESFDALRAAQLSGTSRSIVFVLIFIGFGSKAGLMPLHVWLPRAHPEAPSHVSALMSAAMVKLGLYGILRVGLDLLGGGPRWWWLLVLTFGALSAVYGVLQAIVATDLKRLLGYSTTENLGLILLAVGAGGMFAADGNRTLASLLIAAALLHAVNHAGFKTLLFLGAGSVLRSTGLRNLDSLGGLVSRMPVTTALFGVGALAAAALPPGNGFVSEWLLVQGLIHGLPGADAVVAVAMPLAVGVVALTAGLGVATFVKAFGVGFLARPRSESAAAAKESPMSMRGAMLLAAVVCTGLAMAPASLGPTLARALQVLPSVRDGSPLRGGVTLRLAGIQGSMSPLLILAGLLAAALVVVALVRRGLPRRTSLVWGCGGTRLDPRMEYTATSFAEPLTRVFDDVLRPEYDVDVTHHAESEYLIESVKYRQRVDDRLEASLYPPVFAAGNKFGSVLSRLQNGSVHRYLALGLAGLITVLVVVGLTT, encoded by the coding sequence ATGACGATTGGTTGGGCGCTGCTCGGTGTACTGGTGGTCGCCGGGCTCGGGGCGCTAGGCGCTGCAGTGGCTTCACCACGTCCACGACGCGTGGTCGCGGGGGTGGCGACGTCCGTCGCTGGCGCGTTTGGAGTGGTGGCCGGCGCGGCGGCCGTCAGCGGTGAGACGTACTCCGCGCGGATCCAGCAGTTGCTTCCGTTGAGTGAGGCGTCGATCGGCGTCGACGCGTTGTCCGGTGTGTTCTGTGTGCTGGTTGGCGGTGTTGCGATCGTCGCGGGGCTATACAGCATCGGCTACAGCGATCACGCCGGTTCGCGGACTGCGCAGGCGTTGTTGCCGTTGTTCGTCGCGTCGATGATCCTGGTGCCGGTAGCGGCCAATGTCACGACGTTCCTGGTCCTGTGGGAGCTGATGGCGCTGACCTCGCTCGCGCTGGTGCTCGCCGAACACCGGCTCCGGCCGGCGGTCCGCGAGGCAGGCGTCTGGTACGGCGCGATGACGCACGCGGGCCTGGTTGCGATCCTGCTCGGTCTCGTACTCTTCGCGTCGAAGGCCGGTAGCGAATCGTTCGACGCGTTGCGCGCGGCGCAGCTGTCCGGGACGTCGCGCTCGATCGTCTTCGTCCTGATCTTCATCGGGTTCGGCTCGAAGGCCGGTCTGATGCCGCTGCACGTGTGGTTGCCCAGGGCCCATCCCGAGGCGCCGAGTCACGTGTCGGCGTTGATGTCCGCGGCGATGGTGAAACTCGGCCTGTACGGGATCCTGCGCGTCGGCCTCGACCTGCTCGGTGGTGGCCCGCGCTGGTGGTGGCTTCTCGTGCTGACGTTCGGAGCCCTGTCAGCCGTGTACGGCGTACTGCAGGCCATCGTCGCGACCGACCTGAAACGCCTCCTCGGCTACTCGACGACCGAGAACCTTGGACTGATCCTGCTCGCGGTCGGAGCGGGTGGCATGTTCGCGGCCGACGGCAACCGGACGCTGGCGAGCCTGCTGATCGCGGCGGCGCTGCTGCACGCGGTGAACCACGCAGGCTTCAAGACACTGCTCTTCCTGGGCGCCGGTTCCGTACTGCGGTCCACGGGTCTGCGCAATCTGGACAGTCTCGGTGGGTTGGTCTCGCGGATGCCTGTGACGACAGCCTTGTTCGGTGTTGGAGCGTTGGCGGCTGCAGCGTTGCCGCCGGGCAACGGGTTCGTGTCCGAGTGGCTGCTGGTGCAGGGGCTGATCCACGGTTTGCCGGGCGCCGATGCCGTCGTCGCGGTGGCGATGCCGTTGGCGGTCGGTGTCGTGGCGCTGACCGCGGGGCTCGGTGTGGCGACGTTCGTGAAGGCGTTCGGCGTCGGGTTCTTGGCGCGTCCTCGGTCGGAATCGGCTGCAGCGGCGAAGGAATCGCCGATGAGTATGCGCGGCGCGATGCTGCTCGCGGCGGTGGTGTGTACGGGCCTGGCGATGGCGCCTGCCTCGCTGGGGCCGACCTTGGCTCGAGCGTTGCAGGTACTGCCTTCCGTGCGCGACGGTTCGCCGTTGCGTGGTGGGGTGACGTTGCGGTTGGCGGGGATCCAGGGGTCGATGTCGCCCTTGCTGATTCTGGCGGGATTGCTGGCGGCGGCGCTGGTTGTGGTCGCATTGGTCCGGCGTGGGTTGCCGCGCCGCACGTCGTTGGTGTGGGGCTGCGGCGGTACGCGGCTCGACCCGCGGATGGAGTACACAGCGACCTCGTTCGCGGAGCCGCTGACGCGGGTCTTCGACGACGTACTGCGTCCGGAGTACGACGTCGACGTGACGCACCATGCGGAATCGGAGTACTTGATCGAGAGCGTCAAGTACCGGCAGCGAGTCGACGACCGGCTCGAGGCGTCGCTGTATCCACCTGTGTTTGCGGCCGGCAACAAATTCGGCAGCGTGCTCAGCCGGCTGCAGAACGGCAGCGTGCACCGGTATCTCGCGCTGGGGCTGGCGGGCCTGATCACGGTCCTGGTCGTGGTGGGACTGACCACGTGA
- a CDS encoding respiratory chain complex I subunit 1 family protein: protein MIQLVLLIVLAPYLVGLMRQVRASMEGRAGAGIGQPWRDLRKLFRKEPISPEGSSWVFTAAPAVLVATTVVIAAVAPFVATASPLDGVADLFAVVALLLLGTVALALAGLDTGTAFGGMGASREITIAALAEPTILLAGFALSARIGSTNLAAIVERGQQAPGDVLSPASLLAAVALAVVVIAEAGRLPVDNPSTHLELTMIHEAMVLEYAGRDLALVEFASALRLTLLLGLWANLFLPWGVATSASPVALLIGVAAFVVKVAVLGAALAAGEVFMAKLRLFRVPELLAGSFLFGVLAVSSSFFLA from the coding sequence GTGATCCAGTTGGTCCTGCTGATCGTCCTGGCGCCTTACCTGGTGGGACTGATGCGGCAGGTGCGTGCCTCGATGGAGGGACGGGCAGGGGCCGGTATCGGGCAGCCGTGGCGTGATCTGCGGAAGCTGTTCCGCAAGGAGCCGATTTCGCCTGAAGGCTCGAGCTGGGTGTTCACCGCGGCCCCGGCCGTTCTGGTGGCGACGACCGTCGTGATCGCGGCCGTGGCGCCGTTTGTGGCGACCGCCTCGCCGTTGGATGGCGTGGCTGATCTGTTCGCGGTCGTCGCGTTGCTGTTGCTCGGGACGGTCGCGCTGGCGCTGGCTGGGCTGGATACCGGTACGGCGTTCGGCGGGATGGGCGCGAGCCGGGAGATCACGATCGCGGCGTTGGCCGAGCCAACGATCCTGCTGGCCGGCTTCGCGTTGTCCGCCCGGATCGGCTCGACGAACCTGGCCGCGATCGTGGAGCGTGGTCAGCAGGCGCCGGGCGACGTACTGTCCCCGGCGTCGCTGCTCGCCGCGGTCGCGCTGGCCGTCGTGGTGATCGCCGAGGCGGGGCGGCTGCCGGTCGACAACCCGTCGACGCACCTCGAGCTGACGATGATCCACGAGGCGATGGTGCTGGAGTACGCCGGCCGCGACCTCGCACTGGTGGAGTTCGCCTCGGCGTTGCGGCTGACGCTCTTGTTGGGATTGTGGGCGAATCTCTTCCTGCCTTGGGGAGTCGCCACGTCCGCGTCGCCGGTGGCGTTGCTCATCGGTGTCGCCGCATTCGTGGTGAAGGTCGCCGTACTGGGAGCGGCGCTGGCCGCCGGAGAGGTGTTCATGGCGAAGCTGCGGTTGTTCCGGGTGCCCGAACTGCTGGCCGGTTCGTTCCTGTTCGGTGTGCTTGCCGTCTCGTCCTCGTTCTTCCTGGCGTGA
- a CDS encoding proton-conducting transporter transmembrane domain-containing protein: MTTDLTGGAAVLLVSAPVVAPVAAAVAAGLLGWRRSVAIATVAATGAVLAVGAIAAAWTADGGVVEAGRWLRIDALSGLMLIVIGAVGVIATWSSAGYVDDELATGHTDATGAQRYGVLVPLFIAAMVVAVLANNLGLLWAAVEATTIVTAFLVGHRRTRKSLEATWKYVIICSVGIALAYLGTVLVNYAAKQAGITEHGTLDWTELVAHAGDLDSGVMRLAFALLVLGFGTKAGLVPLHSWLPDAHSQAPAPVSALMSGVLLPVAVYALARYRVIAVSSVDPRFVRGLLLVVGLLSLLLAAGLLLAQRDYKRLLAYSSIEHMALAVVGLAIGTPLAIAAALLHIVGHGLGKAVLFCGAGEILAREGSTRIDAVRGLFARTPVLAGLFAVGLAALLGLPPFSLFVSEIGLIRAGIDAHLGWVMAVVLTLLLVVFVAISTKAAGLLLGSGEPNPTGQGGVATMKALRVSIVVPLTAGLVVVAVLGIVDWPLGQLLHAAAQIVGTR; this comes from the coding sequence ATGACCACCGACCTGACCGGCGGTGCCGCTGTCCTGCTGGTATCGGCGCCGGTCGTCGCGCCGGTCGCGGCGGCCGTCGCCGCGGGACTGCTCGGCTGGCGGCGATCGGTCGCCATCGCGACGGTTGCCGCGACCGGGGCCGTCCTTGCCGTCGGCGCAATCGCGGCGGCGTGGACCGCGGACGGTGGTGTCGTCGAGGCCGGTCGGTGGCTGCGGATCGATGCGCTGTCGGGACTGATGCTGATCGTCATCGGCGCCGTCGGTGTGATCGCCACGTGGTCCAGTGCCGGGTACGTCGACGACGAGCTGGCTACGGGGCACACCGACGCGACCGGCGCCCAGCGGTACGGCGTACTCGTGCCACTGTTCATCGCCGCCATGGTCGTCGCGGTGCTGGCGAACAACCTCGGTCTCCTCTGGGCGGCGGTCGAGGCCACCACGATCGTGACGGCGTTCCTGGTCGGACACCGCCGTACCCGGAAGTCGCTCGAGGCGACCTGGAAGTACGTGATCATCTGCTCGGTCGGGATCGCGCTGGCGTACCTGGGGACGGTGCTGGTCAACTACGCCGCGAAGCAGGCCGGCATCACGGAGCACGGGACGCTCGACTGGACCGAGCTGGTCGCGCACGCGGGCGATCTGGATTCCGGGGTGATGCGGCTCGCGTTTGCACTGCTGGTGCTGGGGTTCGGGACGAAGGCCGGGCTCGTGCCGTTGCACAGTTGGCTCCCGGACGCACACAGTCAGGCGCCGGCGCCGGTGTCCGCGCTGATGTCCGGCGTACTGCTCCCGGTCGCGGTCTACGCGTTGGCCCGGTATCGGGTCATCGCGGTTTCCAGTGTCGATCCGCGGTTCGTTCGCGGTCTCTTGCTCGTGGTCGGCTTGTTGTCGTTGCTGCTGGCCGCGGGATTGCTCCTGGCGCAGCGCGACTACAAGCGGCTGCTCGCGTATTCCAGCATCGAGCACATGGCGCTCGCGGTCGTCGGGCTGGCGATCGGTACGCCGTTGGCGATCGCGGCCGCGCTGCTGCACATCGTCGGGCACGGTCTCGGCAAGGCGGTGCTGTTCTGTGGCGCGGGCGAGATCCTCGCTCGGGAAGGCAGCACCCGGATCGATGCTGTTCGTGGGTTGTTCGCGCGTACGCCGGTACTCGCCGGACTGTTCGCGGTCGGGCTGGCCGCGCTGCTCGGTCTCCCGCCGTTCAGCCTCTTCGTCAGCGAAATCGGCCTGATCCGCGCCGGAATCGATGCACACCTGGGATGGGTGATGGCCGTCGTACTCACCCTCCTGCTCGTCGTCTTCGTCGCCATCAGCACCAAGGCGGCCGGTCTCCTCCTCGGATCCGGCGAACCCAATCCGACCGGGCAAGGAGGTGTCGCGACGATGAAGGCGCTGCGGGTGTCGATCGTGGTGCCGTTGACGGCGGGTCTGGTCGTGGTCGCCGTACTGGGGATCGTCGACTGGCCGCTTGGTCAGCTGTTGCACGCCGCTGCCCAGATCGTGGGGACCCGATGA
- a CDS encoding hydrogenase large subunit, with the protein MSPDVRTYPNRRQSTVTAATLGDRATALLQNGFRLALISGHDDPDGFRVVYLFVAAQPDRRVELVLTTSRSEPRIPSLASLSFPAGRFERELHDLFGIEVTDHPLPRRLVLHQHWPDGWFPMRRDAGEPPEFGDVDEPYPFVKVEGTGVYEIPVGPIHAGLIEPGHFRFSVVGETILKLKARLWFVHKGIEKLAEGKLIADVLPLTERISGDTAVGHALAFCLAVEEARDWRLSGQAQDLRAVLLELERLYNHVTDIGALCNDVGYGIANAHAQRIREQLLRLNKDVTGHRLLRGAIAPGAVRVRSLPTPEVLAAIAADIQEIVDIALANSVVLDRMTGTAVLGLEQARDIGTLGYVARASGLDRDARRDHPFTPLTARVPASAHAAGDVLSRLLTRVDEIHASVALITELLATRPPLSAETPKPGWLAAGRSSGVGLVEGWRGTIAHRIEFAPDGTVSRLKIVDPSFFNWPALPVALADTIVPDFPLTNKSFNLSYAGNDL; encoded by the coding sequence ATGAGCCCGGACGTCAGAACCTATCCGAACCGCCGCCAGTCGACGGTGACCGCGGCAACCCTCGGGGACCGGGCGACCGCCCTGCTGCAGAACGGCTTTCGCCTCGCGCTGATCTCCGGCCACGACGACCCGGACGGCTTCCGCGTGGTCTACCTCTTCGTCGCCGCGCAGCCCGACCGGCGGGTCGAACTGGTCCTGACCACGAGTCGCTCCGAGCCCCGGATCCCGAGCCTGGCATCGCTGTCGTTCCCGGCCGGGCGGTTCGAGCGCGAGCTGCACGACCTGTTCGGCATCGAGGTGACGGACCATCCGTTGCCGCGGCGGCTCGTACTGCACCAGCACTGGCCGGACGGGTGGTTCCCGATGCGCCGCGACGCCGGAGAGCCACCCGAATTCGGCGATGTCGACGAGCCGTATCCGTTCGTCAAGGTCGAGGGCACCGGGGTGTACGAGATCCCGGTCGGCCCGATTCATGCCGGGCTGATCGAACCCGGCCACTTCCGGTTCTCGGTCGTCGGCGAGACCATCCTCAAACTCAAGGCCCGACTGTGGTTCGTGCACAAAGGAATCGAGAAGCTTGCCGAGGGCAAACTGATCGCCGACGTCCTGCCCCTGACCGAGCGGATCTCCGGCGACACGGCCGTCGGGCACGCTCTCGCGTTCTGCCTCGCCGTCGAAGAGGCCCGGGACTGGCGATTGTCAGGACAGGCCCAGGATCTGCGAGCCGTGCTGCTGGAGCTGGAGCGTCTCTACAACCATGTGACGGATATCGGTGCCCTGTGCAACGACGTGGGATACGGCATCGCCAACGCCCACGCGCAACGAATCCGCGAGCAACTGCTCCGCCTCAACAAGGACGTCACCGGACACCGCCTCCTGCGCGGCGCGATCGCACCCGGTGCCGTCCGCGTCCGCTCCCTCCCCACACCGGAGGTCCTCGCCGCGATCGCCGCCGATATCCAGGAGATCGTCGATATCGCGCTCGCCAACAGCGTCGTACTCGACCGGATGACCGGAACCGCCGTACTGGGCCTCGAACAGGCCCGTGACATCGGAACCCTCGGGTACGTCGCCCGCGCCAGCGGACTCGACCGCGACGCTCGCCGCGACCACCCGTTCACACCGTTGACGGCTCGGGTGCCTGCCTCGGCTCATGCCGCCGGGGACGTCCTGTCGAGACTCCTCACCCGCGTCGACGAGATCCACGCATCCGTCGCGCTGATCACCGAACTACTCGCCACCCGGCCACCCTTGAGCGCGGAAACACCCAAGCCCGGCTGGCTGGCCGCCGGACGGTCGTCCGGCGTCGGTCTGGTCGAAGGCTGGCGCGGAACGATCGCGCACCGGATCGAGTTCGCCCCGGACGGAACCGTGTCCCGCCTCAAGATCGTCGACCCGTCGTTCTTCAACTGGCCGGCCCTCCCGGTCGCCCTGGCCGACACGATCGTCCCCGACTTCCCCCTCACCAACAAGAGCTTCAACCTCTCCTACGCAGGGAACGACCTATGA